The Proteiniphilum propionicum genome contains the following window.
TTTTTTTCAAGAATAAAGGCTTTTCGCAGGTGTTGAGTATTGACGGTGGTGAGGATGATTTGTATATCAACAGGATTGCACGCAGAAGCATTACCGGTGTGGTTATTTCTCCAGAAAGCATAACTGAAACAGACAGTGTTGACAACTTTTCCACATGGAGAGCGTTAAAGTCAAAGTATTTATACACAAAACAGTTTTATGAAGGTTTCCCTTCCAGGGTATTCGGTTGTGAGACCTTCTCCAAATATGTGTTTTACACAGTATTCATAGCTGCTACGGCATTAGGTATTGTCTGGCATAACTACTTGCTTTTGCTGTTCACCTTCCTGCTCTTTGTAATCCGCTATTTAGTCCAGCTTGCAGTAATCAACAAAAATAGCCATCTCTTTCGAGCCGGAAGATATCATATAAATCTGATCTTTTTTGATATTTTTCAACCTTTCAATAATTTGCAATTCAGAAAATATGCCAACAGGAGAAACGGATTACGACGATAAACCGATCATAAAAAAGGGTCAAGCGCCATTTTGTCAGTTGAAAATTCCTTTTGATTATGGCGGATGGGGTTAAATGCGGTTAATCAATTATTGATTCAGTTAAAAGTGTTAAAAAGATAATCTTACTGATGAAAATCTGCACATTATTTGTCTTATATTTGTTGTTCTGTGATAAAAAATAAATTCAATATTACTAATATGAATACAAGTAACACTAAAAACGTAATTGCAATCGTACTGGTTGCTATTTTGAGCTCAGTAGTTACTTTACTGGGTTACAATATTATCGGCAAAAACAACAGTAGTCGTGCCGATGCATCAGGAAATGTGACATCAAAAGAAATTGGAACCTATTCAAACTCATTTAACCAAGACAAAAATGTTGTACTCACCAATCTTACAACATCAGAAGGGTATCCCGATTTCACAGAAGCTGCTTCCAGGTCGGTAAACGGTGTAGTACACGTAAAAACTACGACAATAAGCCAGCAGCAGTATATCAATCCGTTCGACTATTTCTTCGGATTTGGCGACCGCATACCTCAGCAGCGTGAACAGGTCGGTTTCGGCTCCGGCGTTATAATTTCAAAGGATGGATATATAATAACAAATAATCATGTGGTGGAGAATGCCACTGAGGTATCTGTATCTTTAAACGACAATCGTGAATTTACAGCCAAAGTGATTGGCACAGATCCGCAGAGCGACATTGCTCTGCTTAAGATAGAAGGTGAAGATTTTCCATATCTTACATTCGGCAACTCCGACGCTCTTGAGGTAGGAGAATGGGTTCTGGCCGTGGGCAACCCGTTTAACTTGACTTCTACCGTTACTGCCGGTATAGTAAGTGCTAAAAACAGAAGCAACGTTATGGGAGGAGGCAGCCTTAACATTCAATCGTTCATTCAAATTGATGCAGCCGTCAATCCAGGGAACAGCGGGGGCGCCCTTGTAAACACCAGAGGTGAGCTGGTAGGCATAAATACTGCTATTTTTTCCCAAACAGGAAATTTTGCAGGTTACGCTTTTGCCGTTCCCATCTCAATAGCTGGAAAGGTTGCAGCCGATCTTAAAGAGTATGGCACTGTACAGCGTGCGGTTTTAGGCATACAGGTTCCGAATATAGAAAACATAAGACGTCAGGACCCAGATAAAGCACGTGAGCTGTCGCAGATAAAAGGTGTTCTTGTGGAAGATTTCAGTGACCGCAGTGCCGCGAGGGCTGCAGGCATACAGAAGGGAGACGTGCTTACCGCCATCAACAATGTGCCTATCCGCAATTTTGCAGAATTACAGAGCCAGTTGAACAGATACAGGCCCGGTGACAAGATCAGTGTGACAGTCGACCGCAATGGCAAAAGCCATAGTTTTAACATAGAACTTAAAAATGATGAAGGCAGCACAGAAATTACCCGCAGTTCCGATTCAATCAGCACATTGGGCGCTACTTTCAAACCGATCCCCGATGAAAGGAAAAAACAACTGGGCATATCAAGCGGTATAGAGGTTGTAAGTGTTACAAACAGCGGGCTTTTCAGAAAAGAGGGCATCAACAAAGGGTTCATCATTATGAGAATAAACAATACTCCGGTTAACAGTGAAAGCGATATAGCCAAAATTATTGCTTCCACGAGCAACCGTCAGGATAAAGTACTGCTTGTAGCAGGTTTTTATCCGAATGGAAGAACCCAATATATTGCCATTGATCTGACTGGTAATAAATGACATAGCGTTAACGAAGGTTAATTACTGCCTTTTCAGTAACAAAACAGAGTTATTTGTGTTTTTATAGCAAAGGAGTCGGTTAAATACCATATTCCTTTGCTATATGTTTGGAATATGGTTTATATCGTAAATTAATAACAAAAATATTTTGTAACTTTGCGCTCCCTCCTTAGTTCCAATTAAAAAAATCAGACTAATAAAGATAAATGAGACAATTAAAAATTACAAAATCGATCACCAATCGCGAAAGTGCTTCTCTGGACAAATATCTTCAGGAAATAGGCCGTGAAGATCTTATAACCGTAGAAGAAGAGGTGGAATTAGCCCAGGCTATCAAGAAAGGCGATCGTCAGGCTCTTGAAAAACTCACAAAAGCCAACCTCCGTTTCGTAGTATCAGTAGCCAAGCAATACCAAAACCAGGGACTAAGCTTACCAGACCTTATAAATGAAGGCAACCTTGGCTTGATAAAAGCTGCCGAAAAATTTGACGAGACCAGGGGATTTAAGTTCATCAGTTATGCTGTATGGTGGATTCGTCAATCCATCCTGCAGGCACTGGCCGAACAATCCAGAATAGTGAGGTTACCATTGAACCAGGTGGGCTCGCTTAACAAAATAAGCAAAGCTTTTCAAAAATTTGAACAGGAAAATGAGCGCAGGCCTTCAGCAGAAGAGCTTGCTCAGGAGTTGGACCTTTCGGTTGAGAAGGTCACAGATTCCCTGAAGGTTTCGGGTCGCCATATATCCATGGATGCACCTTTTGTTGAGGGTGAAGATAACAGCTTGCTTGATGTGTTGGTTAACGATGATGCACCCATCGCTGACCGGACCCTAATCAACGAATCACTGCAAAAGGAGATAGACAGGGCTCTTTCTACTCTTACTGAGAGAGAAAGCGATATCATTAAGATGTTTTTCGGCATAGGCTGCCAGGAGATGACACTTGAAGAGATCGGTGATAAATTCCAGTTGACTCGTGAGCGCGTTCGCCAGATAAAGGAAAAAGCAATACGAAGACTAAGGCAGGACTCCAGAAGTAAACTATTGAAAAGTTACCTGGGATAAATCCTGTCTAGTGTAAAGCTCCAATAGAAAAAATAGTAAAAAAATCTATATGTAGGCTTAAATTGGTGATTTTTTACACAAAAAGGAGATTATGTGAAAATTAAGTTTTATATTTGCATTCCAAAGTTTGCCTAAGAAAGCGCAATTGTACAAGCTTTTGCTTCCATAATTGTATATTTTATGGCAAATTGTCGAACATTTTTTTAATGTGAACGTTAAACATAAACCTGATAAGGTAGTACTGAATACGGTACTGTAAATAACATACAACAAAAAATATCGAGTTATTGTAATAAAAAATGTTTAATTAGAATTTAAATTTATGAAAAAGTTTAGTTTACTTTTATTTTCTGCTCTTCTTGCTTTCAGCATAAGTGCACAAGAAGTACAAAACGTTTCTCATGGTACTGTGTATCTGAAAAACAAATCTAGTGACAATTGGTATATTGGTCTTGGAGGCGGAACTAACCTCTATAATACGAAAGCAGAACGTGATGCGGATTCAGATTTCTCAGACCGTCTTGGATGGATGGGTCAAATCGAATTCGGACGCTGGAATTCTCCTAACTGGGGTGCTCGTCTTGTTATTGATGGAGGAAACATTAAACATGAAGCTGATAATGCTCCTTTTGCTAAAAACAACTGGCTTGGCGGACATGTGGATTTAATGTACAATGTTATTAACGCTTGGGGTTCATATAATCCAGAAAGAGTTTACAGCCTGGTTCCATACTTGGGAATGGGTTATATGTACGGATTAGATGATGATTGGAAAAAGCCGAATCCTGACGGAAGCACTTTCAAGCATCAAAACCAGACATTTACTTTTAATGCTGGGTTGATCAACAATTTCCAATTGTCAAGAAATGTAGCTCTTTTCCTGGAACTTGGTTGGAGAGTTGTTCAAGACTCGTTCGACGGAATCAATAGCGAAGACTATGAATGGGACAACATGTTTACAGGAACAGCAGGTATTAAATTCGGCCTTGGCGGAAAACAGAACTTCACTCCTGCCGAATTGATGGACTACAACCTGATTAACGACCTGAACAGCCAGATCAACAGACTGCGCGCTGAAAACGAAGAACTCAGACTCAGACCAGAATCTTGTCCAGAATGTCCTGAAGTACAGCCAACAGTTATTTCAGAAGGAGTTTATGTTCCCAACGTTGTGTTCTTCCGTATCAACTCTTCCAAGATTGATAAGGGACAGCAGGTGAGCGTTTACAATACTGCTGAATATCTAAAAGCAAACGAAAATGCAAAGGTTAACATAGTTGCATACGCTGACAAACAAACAGGTACTCCTGAATACAACTTCGCACTTTCTGAAAGACGTGCAAGAGCGGTTGCCGATGCGTTAACCAACGAATACGGAATCGACAGCGATCGCATCTCTATTGACTGGAAGGGTGATACCCAACAGCCATATGCAGAAAACGACTGGAACCGTGTTGCAATTTTCTTTGTTGAGTAATTCAACAGCAACATAATAAATAAAAAAGCATCTCGTCCGAGATGCTTTTTTTGTTACCTGAAACAGGTTATACTATTTAACCATGACGTTATCAGCTTGAAATGCTATTATTTTTTTATTGTTACCTGGAATGAGTTATGCTTCCCTGAATGAATGTATATAATTACTCCTTTATATAAACTCGCTTAACACGCGGAGAGATAGAGGTAAGAATCTCATAAGGAATGGTACCAATGCTTTCTGCAAGTTCAACAACGCCAAGCCCCTCACCAAACAATACAACTTCATCTCCCTCGTTGGCAGGTATATCTGTTACATCAACCATACACAGGTCCATGCACACATTTCCTACAATAGGTGCAAAATGGCCGTTTATAAGAACTTTTCCCTTACGGTTACCGAACTGTCTGTCTAGCCCGTCAGCATAACCGAAGCGTATGGTGGCAATACGTGCATCTTTGTCTAGTTTCTCCTTTCTTCCATAACCGATAGTCTCATTTGAAGGAATCTGTTTTATCTGAAGTATGGTTGTCTTAAGGGTACTTACATTTCTAAGTCCGTCAAGCCCGCTTGCGCTTACCCCGTACAATCCTATTCCTAGCCGGGCCATTTCCCAATTGTTTGCAGGAAAACGTTCCATCCCTGCAGAGTTAAGAATATGTTTGTAAAAATGATGGCCTAGTGCCTTTTCAATCTCTTCTGCAGCATTGTCGAATGTTGCCATCTGCTGATGTGTAAAATCATCGAAAACCCAACTTTCGCTGGCAGACAAATGAGAGAATACTGAGTTTACTTTCAGCCCTTTCTGGGCCTTGATGATAGCAGTCAGTTGAGGTATCTCCTCTGGGAGAAATCCCAAACGGTGCATACCTGTATCAATTTTAAGGTGTACCGGATAACCGGTGATCCCTCTTCGCTCAGACTCTCTGATAAAAGCTTCAAGAATGCGAAAATTATATATTTCCGGCTCGAGGTCATTAGAAAAGAGTTCCTCAAAACCGTTCACTTCGGGATTAAGCACTATGACAGGCAATGAAATTCCTTCGCTTCTGAGCAAAATACCCTCTTCGGCTACAGCTACCGCAAGATAGTCGCAACGGTGATACTGAAGTGTTTTGGCTATCTCCACTGCTCCTGCCCCATATCCGTTTGCCTTAACCATGCATACAAGCTTGATGCCGGGTTGCAATCGCGATTTGTAGAAATTGAAATTATGAACAACTGCATCAAGATTCACCTCCAGCATTGTTTCATGGATACGTTCCTCAATAAGCAAACTTATCTCTTCGAAATGGTATTTACGGGCACCTTTAAGAAGAATAAGCTCCTGATGAAAATCCCTCCATTCACCGGAAAGAATAAACTTTTCGGTTGTGGTATAGAACGATTTTTCGGGTATCGCAAAAAGATCGTGATTAGCATAAAGATCCTGTCCTATTCCTATTATTTTATGAACGCCGCTCTGTTCTACCATTTCAGCCACTTTTTTATATAGCGTTCTTGGCGGAACCCCGGTCTGTAGAATATCCGAAAGAATCACTGTCTTTTTCAAAGGACGGTCCATCTTTCGCTGCTGCTGAAAATCTAGAGCAATCTTGATAGAATTAATATCAGAGTTATATGCATCATTGATTACAAGGCACTCTTTCTTGCCTTTCCTAACATCAAGGCGCATGGCAACCGGCTCAAGAGTAAGCATCCTTGAGGATATTTCAATTGGTGATACATGCAGGTACAAGGCTACGGCAAGGCAATTGATGGCATTCTCTATTGATGCTTCATCTGTGAACGGGATAACAAATGATTCGTCTAAATCAAGAAATGAATAGTTGATTGCAGTTGTTTCATCTTTTTTCTTAATATCAGAAATATACAGATGCGCGTCCCTGTTTTTTCTGGACCAAGAAAAAGCCTTCTGAGAGAGCACCATCAGGTCTACGCAACGCGACACCAATTCATTGTCTTCATCATAAATAAACACATCGCAATTGGTAAAAAGCTCAAGCTTCTCCATACATTTGTGCTGTAGAGAAGTAAAATTTTCCTGATGCGCTTCTCCTATCTTTGTCAACACACCTATAGTAGGCTTGATAACCGGTTCCAGCAGTTCCATCTCATCAGGCATAGATATCCCGGCTTCAAAAATGCCAAGTCCAGCCTCTTTATCCAGTTGCCAAACAGATAATGGCACACCTACTTGTGAGTTGTAGCTCCTTGGTGAGCGTACAATATTGTAATTTTTTTCCAACAGTTGATAAAGCCACTCTTTCACTATAGTTTTTCCGTTACTTCCTGTAATACCTATAACAGGTATGTCGAACCGGGATCTGTGATACGCTGCAATCTTCTGTAGTGCCCGTAAGCTGTTTTTCACCTGCAGAAAATTTGCATCAGTAAAATTGTCCCATTCATCCAGATGTTTTGAAACGACAAAATTACGTACACCTGAATCATACAGCTCCCTGACGAAAGCATGAGCATCATTGTTTTTAGTTACAAGTGCAAAAAAAAGTGTTTCAGAAGGATGTGTCAGTTTTCTGCTATCGGTAAGAAGTACTGAAATTCCGGCTGGATGCAACTTATCGTGCGACACGTTCAGTATAGAAGCTATTTGTTGAATTTTATAAGTCATGATCTGTATAATTTTTCTTTTAATAGAGCCCTCTCTTCTTCGCATTCGATCTCAGGATGACGATCTGAAAAAAGCTCCAGTTTTTGTAATGTCTGTTCTAAAAACATCTTATATGATCTGGCAGTGGGATGCAAGGGCCGATGGAAAATTGCCTTTCTTATCTGCTCCCACTCTCTGTTCACTTCGCGTGTCTCGCAAGAGAAAAAAGCCTCAGCAAAAAGATGCCAGATATAGTCTATCGCAAAAGGTGACGGATGGATCATGTCATCTTCATAAAACCTATAATCCCGTAGTTCATCTATCATCACCTCATAAGCTGGAAAATAGTACACACTACCAGCGAAGCCATTCCTAAGAGAGTCAACAGCCAAATGCAAAATGGATTTGCTGACCTGGTTCTCATGTGCACCATCTTTCCAGTGTCGCACGGGGCTAACGGTAAAAATAAATTTTGAATCGGGATTGATGGATAAAATTTGAGTAATAACTTCGTTCCACTCTTCCACAATCTCCTCTACCTGAAGGCGGGACCTCTGAAATCTGCACGCAGGAAATTTATGGCAGTTACTCACGAGCATACCATTATCTTTCCATTTGTATATATAGGCAGTTCCAAAAGTGATCAGGAAGAGCCCTGCATTACGAATAATGCCTGCTGCTCTCTCAAATCGCTCCATGATTTTTTCAAGGCACACTTGTTTATCCGTATCTGAAAAATGGCCGTGATGCATGAAGCTGTGATACATGCCATTATAGCAAACAAGGTCTCTCTCAGAAAAATGTTCACCCGAGATCAATCTTTTTATCGAATTGGAAACAGAAAACGGATTATACAAAATACCGAACGGATTTACATCTGCCTTAAACTTATTCTGTAAAAGCTTAATGCCGATATTTTCAGAAAAACAGGATCCGAAAAGCATCAATTCTGTAGAATGCTTTATGAAGATATCCGGTTCCGTGATCTGTATGCGTGTTCTAAAATCCATATTGGAGCATTTTCAGTACAAAATTAACAATAAACCGGTCAATCAGATCAATCTAACAGTTTATAATTTGTAAAAAAGGTAAGGAGAAGTGTATTAAAAAGGAATGGTTGTCTCACGACAACCAATCTTCATTGTTAACCTTAAATCTAATACCATGAAAAACACGATGCAAATGTAAGCCTTTTTGTGTTATAAAACATACTTTACAGGGGAAAAAAAATTACATTTTGCACATTTTAACCAAAAAGGAGCGTTTTATTTAGTTTTAAAACGGATTTTTAGTTTATTATTCAATCCAAAGTACAATTATTTCAACTTTGCGGTCATCTACAAATGGTGCTCTCACGCTCTAAAGACTGCCATTCGTACCATTTAATCTACCGTTTGTACCAACAAAACCTGACAATGACACCATATAACGCACCATTTCTAACACCCAACCTGACATTGGTGCTCACAAATTCATAATTTGACATTGGTACCATTTAATCTACCTGAAGGACCAATCCTTTCAGATACTCTCCTTCGGGATGATATATATTTATGGGATGGTCTGCTGGCTGGGTAAGTTGATGCAGGATACGCACTTTCCGTCCAGATATAGCTGCAGCGGAGAACACAGCCAGGCGGAACTGCTCTTTCGTAATTACCTGCGAGCAGGAGAATGTAAAAACAATTCCTCCGGGGGCTATTTTCTCCAGTGCAGAAAGATTCAGCTTTTTATATCCCTGCAAAGCGTTATTTACAGCTCCCCGATGTTTTGCAAAAGCTGGAGGATCCAGCACAATAAGGTCGTATTCGCCATTCTTAATTTGTTTCAGATACTTAAAGGCATCGGCAGCACATGAGTTATGACGCCTATCATCACCAAAATTTAAAGAGACATTCTTGCCGGTAAGCGATACCGCTTTTGAAGAGCTGTCCACGGAGTCAACTTTTACTGCCCCTCCCCTTAAAGCGTAAACCGAGAAGCCCCCTGTATAGCAGAACATGTTTAACAGGGTCCTGTTTTTTGAGTACTGCTCCAGTAGATTCCGGTTTTCGCGCTGATCAATGAAAAAACCGGTTTTCTGTCCTTTGAGCCAGTCTATATGAAATTTCAATCCATTCTCCATTGCAGTATCGCTTACATCCTCACCTCCTGACAAATACCTGTCCTCCGGATATAATCCGGCTTTGTAAGGCAGTGTCCCTTCTGACTTGTAGAATATATTTTTCAGCGTACCTGAAGGCATAACCTGATTTAAAGCATCCGTGATGAGGCCAATATCTCTGTGTATCCCTACAGAATGTGCCTGAACTACTGCAGTATTGCCATAAATATCTATTATAAGCCCGGGGAGGTGGTCACCCTCTCCATGCACCAGCCTGAAAGTGTTGTTATCAGACCTTATCAGGTTCAATTCTCTTCTAATCATGAAAGCATTTTCCAGCCTGCCCATGTAAAACTGCTCATTTATCTGCTCATCATTAAATGATAACATGCGCACTGCAATACTGCCTATCTGATAATGCCCCACTCCCATGCTGCTTCCATCTGATGCCAATACCCGAACCACCTCTCCTTCTTCCAGTCCGATTGGCTTACTGCCAATTG
Protein-coding sequences here:
- a CDS encoding Do family serine endopeptidase, with the protein product MNTSNTKNVIAIVLVAILSSVVTLLGYNIIGKNNSSRADASGNVTSKEIGTYSNSFNQDKNVVLTNLTTSEGYPDFTEAASRSVNGVVHVKTTTISQQQYINPFDYFFGFGDRIPQQREQVGFGSGVIISKDGYIITNNHVVENATEVSVSLNDNREFTAKVIGTDPQSDIALLKIEGEDFPYLTFGNSDALEVGEWVLAVGNPFNLTSTVTAGIVSAKNRSNVMGGGSLNIQSFIQIDAAVNPGNSGGALVNTRGELVGINTAIFSQTGNFAGYAFAVPISIAGKVAADLKEYGTVQRAVLGIQVPNIENIRRQDPDKARELSQIKGVLVEDFSDRSAARAAGIQKGDVLTAINNVPIRNFAELQSQLNRYRPGDKISVTVDRNGKSHSFNIELKNDEGSTEITRSSDSISTLGATFKPIPDERKKQLGISSGIEVVSVTNSGLFRKEGINKGFIIMRINNTPVNSESDIAKIIASTSNRQDKVLLVAGFYPNGRTQYIAIDLTGNK
- a CDS encoding GSCFA domain-containing protein gives rise to the protein MDFRTRIQITEPDIFIKHSTELMLFGSCFSENIGIKLLQNKFKADVNPFGILYNPFSVSNSIKRLISGEHFSERDLVCYNGMYHSFMHHGHFSDTDKQVCLEKIMERFERAAGIIRNAGLFLITFGTAYIYKWKDNGMLVSNCHKFPACRFQRSRLQVEEIVEEWNEVITQILSINPDSKFIFTVSPVRHWKDGAHENQVSKSILHLAVDSLRNGFAGSVYYFPAYEVMIDELRDYRFYEDDMIHPSPFAIDYIWHLFAEAFFSCETREVNREWEQIRKAIFHRPLHPTARSYKMFLEQTLQKLELFSDRHPEIECEEERALLKEKLYRS
- a CDS encoding OmpA family protein, yielding MKKFSLLLFSALLAFSISAQEVQNVSHGTVYLKNKSSDNWYIGLGGGTNLYNTKAERDADSDFSDRLGWMGQIEFGRWNSPNWGARLVIDGGNIKHEADNAPFAKNNWLGGHVDLMYNVINAWGSYNPERVYSLVPYLGMGYMYGLDDDWKKPNPDGSTFKHQNQTFTFNAGLINNFQLSRNVALFLELGWRVVQDSFDGINSEDYEWDNMFTGTAGIKFGLGGKQNFTPAELMDYNLINDLNSQINRLRAENEELRLRPESCPECPEVQPTVISEGVYVPNVVFFRINSSKIDKGQQVSVYNTAEYLKANENAKVNIVAYADKQTGTPEYNFALSERRARAVADALTNEYGIDSDRISIDWKGDTQQPYAENDWNRVAIFFVE
- a CDS encoding class I SAM-dependent rRNA methyltransferase — translated: MNSYKEIVLRPGKEESLKRFHPWIFSGAIGSKPIGLEEGEVVRVLASDGSSMGVGHYQIGSIAVRMLSFNDEQINEQFYMGRLENAFMIRRELNLIRSDNNTFRLVHGEGDHLPGLIIDIYGNTAVVQAHSVGIHRDIGLITDALNQVMPSGTLKNIFYKSEGTLPYKAGLYPEDRYLSGGEDVSDTAMENGLKFHIDWLKGQKTGFFIDQRENRNLLEQYSKNRTLLNMFCYTGGFSVYALRGGAVKVDSVDSSSKAVSLTGKNVSLNFGDDRRHNSCAADAFKYLKQIKNGEYDLIVLDPPAFAKHRGAVNNALQGYKKLNLSALEKIAPGGIVFTFSCSQVITKEQFRLAVFSAAAISGRKVRILHQLTQPADHPINIYHPEGEYLKGLVLQVD
- a CDS encoding bifunctional UDP-N-acetylmuramoyl-tripeptide:D-alanyl-D-alanine ligase/alanine racemase; translation: MTYKIQQIASILNVSHDKLHPAGISVLLTDSRKLTHPSETLFFALVTKNNDAHAFVRELYDSGVRNFVVSKHLDEWDNFTDANFLQVKNSLRALQKIAAYHRSRFDIPVIGITGSNGKTIVKEWLYQLLEKNYNIVRSPRSYNSQVGVPLSVWQLDKEAGLGIFEAGISMPDEMELLEPVIKPTIGVLTKIGEAHQENFTSLQHKCMEKLELFTNCDVFIYDEDNELVSRCVDLMVLSQKAFSWSRKNRDAHLYISDIKKKDETTAINYSFLDLDESFVIPFTDEASIENAINCLAVALYLHVSPIEISSRMLTLEPVAMRLDVRKGKKECLVINDAYNSDINSIKIALDFQQQRKMDRPLKKTVILSDILQTGVPPRTLYKKVAEMVEQSGVHKIIGIGQDLYANHDLFAIPEKSFYTTTEKFILSGEWRDFHQELILLKGARKYHFEEISLLIEERIHETMLEVNLDAVVHNFNFYKSRLQPGIKLVCMVKANGYGAGAVEIAKTLQYHRCDYLAVAVAEEGILLRSEGISLPVIVLNPEVNGFEELFSNDLEPEIYNFRILEAFIRESERRGITGYPVHLKIDTGMHRLGFLPEEIPQLTAIIKAQKGLKVNSVFSHLSASESWVFDDFTHQQMATFDNAAEEIEKALGHHFYKHILNSAGMERFPANNWEMARLGIGLYGVSASGLDGLRNVSTLKTTILQIKQIPSNETIGYGRKEKLDKDARIATIRFGYADGLDRQFGNRKGKVLINGHFAPIVGNVCMDLCMVDVTDIPANEGDEVVLFGEGLGVVELAESIGTIPYEILTSISPRVKRVYIKE
- a CDS encoding sigma-70 family RNA polymerase sigma factor, encoding MRQLKITKSITNRESASLDKYLQEIGREDLITVEEEVELAQAIKKGDRQALEKLTKANLRFVVSVAKQYQNQGLSLPDLINEGNLGLIKAAEKFDETRGFKFISYAVWWIRQSILQALAEQSRIVRLPLNQVGSLNKISKAFQKFEQENERRPSAEELAQELDLSVEKVTDSLKVSGRHISMDAPFVEGEDNSLLDVLVNDDAPIADRTLINESLQKEIDRALSTLTERESDIIKMFFGIGCQEMTLEEIGDKFQLTRERVRQIKEKAIRRLRQDSRSKLLKSYLG